The following proteins come from a genomic window of Marispirochaeta sp.:
- a CDS encoding tyrosine-type recombinase/integrase, translating to MTNENHDWYAKMVRKLRINGKSSRTQQAYTRAVRQLIFPALGRGHTGEATATTPMNRASVQGALARAVKKAGISHHISIHTLRHSYATHLLEQGVNIRTIQRYMGHSSLETTMLGPATPVPPSHPLCRSRWCFLFRRS from the coding sequence ATGACAAATGAAAACCACGATTGGTACGCAAAAATGGTCCGCAAGCTCCGGATCAACGGCAAGAGCAGCAGAACACAACAGGCCTACACGCGAGCTGTCCGGCAGCTCATCTTTCCCGCCCTGGGGAGGGGACATACCGGAGAAGCAACCGCAACAACCCCGATGAATCGGGCCAGTGTGCAAGGGGCGCTCGCCCGCGCAGTGAAGAAAGCCGGAATCTCACACCATATCTCCATCCATACCCTCAGACACAGCTATGCCACTCATCTCCTTGAACAGGGGGTGAACATCAGGACAATCCAGCGCTACATGGGGCACTCCAGCCTGGAGACCACCATGCTGGGGCCGGCAACTCCAGTACCACCCTCACATCCACTATGTCGTTCCCGGTGGTGCTTTCTCTTCAGACGATCATAG
- a CDS encoding class I SAM-dependent methyltransferase, with protein MKQAIEKQMEINKSNNLLYRLAPELFRIDHSFKKELLTRIERKENVSENVIHDTVNSLLKKIYKINQYINIDNDGAMQLQNLYRKTYNSLTSNNFDLVMKIHYERLSDIISCYYPEEIVKVLRNKKEIGSVKNEEYTFRIQQSLYEIEIEEIQEPVIDVGCGMSAAFVNHLLKENIDIVGIDRIIGNENERIIQADWLTYDFKSQKWGMVYSNMAFTNHLHYHMHNGDCAKLNQYIEKYLEILESLKLFGELIYAPSVLALEENINTENFEVTRKRKIGDISITKIKRIAISSNWSSHGYCHDSCLRKNTR; from the coding sequence GTGAAACAAGCAATAGAAAAGCAGATGGAGATCAATAAATCAAATAATTTGTTATACCGTCTTGCTCCAGAATTATTCAGAATAGATCATTCATTCAAAAAAGAATTGCTTACAAGGATTGAAAGAAAGGAAAATGTGTCTGAGAACGTAATTCATGATACAGTAAATAGTCTTCTTAAGAAGATTTACAAAATTAACCAATATATCAATATTGATAATGATGGTGCTATGCAATTACAGAATTTATATAGAAAAACATATAATTCTTTAACGAGTAATAATTTTGACTTAGTAATGAAAATACATTATGAGCGATTATCTGATATAATATCCTGCTATTATCCAGAAGAAATTGTAAAAGTATTAAGAAATAAGAAAGAAATAGGTTCGGTTAAAAATGAAGAATATACATTCAGAATACAACAGTCGTTATACGAAATTGAAATAGAAGAAATACAAGAACCTGTTATAGATGTTGGTTGTGGCATGTCTGCAGCATTCGTTAATCATTTATTAAAAGAAAATATTGATATAGTAGGAATTGATAGAATAATCGGAAACGAAAATGAAAGAATAATACAGGCAGATTGGCTAACATATGATTTCAAATCACAGAAATGGGGTATGGTTTATTCGAATATGGCTTTTACTAATCATCTGCACTACCATATGCATAATGGTGACTGTGCTAAATTAAATCAGTATATTGAAAAATATTTGGAAATTTTAGAATCATTAAAACTTTTTGGTGAGCTAATATATGCGCCAAGTGTCTTAGCGTTAGAAGAAAATATTAATACAGAAAACTTTGAAGTTACCAGAAAAAGAAAAATAGGAGATATTTCTATTACAAAAATAAAAAGAATTGCGATATCAAGCAATTGGAGCAGTCATGGCTACTGT